A window of Corvus cornix cornix isolate S_Up_H32 chromosome 4, ASM73873v5, whole genome shotgun sequence contains these coding sequences:
- the NPY1R gene encoding neuropeptide Y receptor type 1, translated as MNTSVLAPLGNISGHLNFSEMNSQILQFEDEDCHVPLAMVFTLALAYGTVIILGVSGNLALIVIILKQKEMRNVTNILIVNLSFSDLLVTIMCLPFTFVYTLMDHWIFGEAMCKLNPFVQCASITVSVFSLVLIAIERHQLIINPRGWRPNNRHAYMGIAAIWILATASSLPFLIYHVLTDEPFRNVTFEEYKDKYVCLDLFPLDTARLSYTTTLLVIQYFGPLCFIFICYLKIYIRLKKRNNMMDKMRDSKYRSSETKRINIMLISIVVAFAVCWLPLTIFNIVFDWNHEILPVATCSHNLLFLICHLTAMISTCVNPIFYGFLNKNFQRDLQFFFHFCHFHSREEDYETIAMSTMHTDVSKTSLKQASPVIFKKINSDDDEKI; from the exons ATGAATACCTCGGTTCTCGCCCCACTGGGAAATATTTCTGGCCACCTGAATTTTTCGGAGATGAACTCGCAGATCTTGCAGTTTGAGGACGAAGATTGCCATGTGCCTTTGGCCATGGTCTTCACTTTGGCCTTGGCTTACGGGACTGTGATAATTCTGGGAGTCTCTGGGAATCTGGCCTTGATTgtcattattttgaaacaaaaggagaTGCGCAATGTTACCAACATCCTCATTGTCAACCTGTCGTTTTCTGATCTCCTAGTGACTATCATGTGTCTTCCCTTTACCTTCGTGTACACTTTAATGGACCACTGGATTTTTGGGGAGGCCATGTGCAAGTTGAACCCTTTTGTGCAATGTGCCTCCATCACTGTCTCGGTCTTTTCTTTAGTCCTCATTGCTATTGAGCGCCATCAGCTGATCATCAATCCCCGCGGCTGGAGGCCAAACAACAGACATGCCTACATGGGGATTGCTGCCATATGGATTTTAGCCACAGCTTCCTCTTTGCCTTTCCTGATCTACCACGTATTAACAGATGAGCCCTTCAGAAATGTAACATTTGAGGAATATAAGGACAAATATGTGTGCTTGGACCTGTTCcccttggacactgccaggctTTCTTATACCACAACGCTTTTGGTGATTCAGTACTTTGGACCactttgttttatatttatttgctACTTGAAG ATATACATACggttaaaaaaaaggaacaacatGATGGACAAGATGAGAGACAGTAAGTACAGATCCTCTGAAACCAAAAGGATCAACATCATGCTGATATCAATAGTGGTTGCATTTGCAGTTTGCTGGCTGCCTCTCACTATCTTCAATATCGTGTTTGATTGGAATCATGAAATTCTGCCTGTTGCTACCTGCAGCCACAACCTGTTGTTCCTGATTTGCCACCTCACTGCCATGATCTCTACCTGTGTGAATCCCATCTTCTACGGGTTTCTCAATAAGAACTTCCAAAGGGACCTgcagtttttttttcatttttgccacTTCCACTCCCGTGAGGAGGATTATGAGACTATAGCCATGTCCACCATGCACACAGATGTTTCAAAAACCTCTTTGAAGCAGGCAAGCCCcgtcatatttaaaaaaataaatagtgatgatgatgaaaaaatataa